The Acropora palmata chromosome 3, jaAcrPala1.3, whole genome shotgun sequence nucleotide sequence attgcgattgctaagATCagtagtgattggcttaaaagactcgcgccagtttttcaaccaatgagaatcaaaaccaattgcACCACGTaggcgtgatttttcccgcgcttcgagcgagttacaggtaattgctaggaattgtgattggttaatcgcgctgcctgctcctgttgtgattggtcggagtaattgctttggtttttcgacagtcgtttgaaaaccgctctaatacATACCAATTATCAGTGTAGTGACTTTCACTGGATCGTATCCATTTGGTTTGTGAATCTCTTTTACACATAATCGATAATAGGTGGTGTTGATAGCctaggaaaagaaatttcagtTGTCAAGATTTCTAACAAGGAAACTGTATTTTTATAAGTAGATGGAAGGATGAATAAATCTGGTTGAATGACTGGTTTGATTGTTTGTTACTGTAGGTTAAGTTGATGGCCTGTGTCTGCTGTGATTGTGTGTACCTGGTTTTGGCTCGCTAATCATGCATCGATCGTTTCAAGTGTTTTCCTTGCTTGTTTGTATGAAAGTTTAAACAGTTAAGACGgattcaaagttcgagcaattacttgcaaaaattatttactaaaaatctactcacagcacggtaacttcttgaatgctatttaaaacatctcattgtaattcagttctcgaagtgaccccgcgatgaaatccccaagcctTCTCGAGAAAtgtaatgtcaaacttcgtaagaatgctaaaagcgagtgttattgtgttcaCAACTAacgtgaaatgtcctttttaactgaaatatggataacttcaagttcaattttctctcgcggggtcagcttgagtgcttaaatctcgataggatcttcttacctttattcaaaatattaccatgctaagaggattttttggtaacttaatttttgccattattgctcgaatgttgagcggaaatcatcttaaggAGTTGCCAATTAGAAGTCCATTCTCAGGCTCTAGAAAAGTATAGAGAAAGCACATTTAAGAAGCTCATTGATAGAGTGATTACCTCAACCCATGATGCAATGCTGTTGAATTCTGGAATCAAACGATCGGAGAAACCTTGGCCGGAAATGTGACCAGAGGATATAATAATTGTGGGTACTTTGCTGTAGACGCCTGGGAGTTGTTCATCCTAAAATGTGGTAAAGTAATTTATTGTTTAGTCAGAGTTCTTTTGATGCAACTGTTGTTAAAGGTTGTGCTACTTGAATGACATTTACTAAGTTCTTCCAGAAAGTGTTGTCACATACTAAAACGAATCATGCTTTCGTCTAGTTTTCCTATGTTGCTTTTAACTTAAGGTAGTGCACTAAAAGAGCGAGTATAAACTTGGATAATTGCTTTAGTTTCAGCCTTATGCTGAAAGAGGGGGTGTAAGGGTTTGCGGTGATGCGGTTTTTCAGGACTAAGCAGTTTTCGGTTTTTAACGTTTTGGTAAATTTCGGTGAGATATGTGAAGTATTTTAGTATTTCCGTGCGGTTTTGCGGTCCAGACTGCTTGTACATTCACTCCTTAAAAGGAATGTAGTGGAAACGCTTTTATTATTTAGAATAGAGCTTTCGGGCAGAGTTTAAAGTGGCTGTTATTTCGACGTGAGGGGTTCTCGTGGGGTGAAGCTTCTTACCTGACAAAAGGCATTGTGATAATCTTCTTTTGGTGACTCATCATTGGGAAAGTCCACTATTTGTTGATTAGTGTTAAGTTTAGCTGCATTCTGCAGTGATTCGTAGGCAATCCAGTTCTGTGAAGGATGATAAGTTCGTGAGAAAAACCTTTTgcgaaaattattattttatttctctgtttgcAAGAACAGAAGTAACGCCATTGCCGTAATGATATTTGGGTGTTTTGGTCTACAAACATTGCAGCCGCTTGATAAACTTTAATATCAATTTAACGATTAAGTATATGGAAAAGAAAGCAGCAAAGAAAGAGACGGAAAATTTAAACTAAATAATCATCCggtttgtaaatattttcatAGGAtttggtttatttatttttaaatttaaatgttcGGATATTAATGCTCAAGATGTTGGATATTTGTTTTGGTGTGTATACACTGATTATGCTAGGTAAGGCAGGAATGGACTTCAAAGTGAGAGTATATTCTTTGCTTAACTTACCACTGTGATATTTTCATGAAGTCCATCAAAGTTCTGCATTTCTCGTAAGCAAGCCTTAAATTCCTGGGAACTGATATTTTCCACCCAGAGGGTAGCAGCATCGTGTTTTTGGCCCAGCACGGAATGTTCAGCAGTGATGAAGACATACGGCTCTTTGGTAAACAAGCCCTATGGTTGTAAAGAAACCTCTCTGCTGTAATAGACAATTTGTAAGCCACCTAGGCATGAATTAGCCCTGTCTGTTTGATTTCCCTGTGTTTGGTGATAGACGgaagaaaaactgaaagttTTGCAgcttaaattttaattgagTGTTGCTAatgttaaccccttaactgccgaatgagcgctcagggcacttatagattttactctgtctaacgccagacgattttactcgtcaatggggaaccccttggacgggaaagggttaagaattTTTCAGAGTGAGAAGGACATGATTGCTTCAATAAAATTAAGGACCTGTATATCACCTGTTCGAATTTTAGTGTCTCGCACGTGGTACCATCCCACCATTTCATTGGCATCCGAAGATGTCCTGCGGCTGCTCCAGCTGGTGACTCTTGAATAGCAACATAATCCACGAAGGTGAGGCCATTATCTGGTGTTAGGCGTTCTGCTCGTCCTGCTTTCAGTGCACAGAGCTTGAAGTTCAAGTGAGTTACACTTTCAACCCAGGTTACTGCGGCATCGTGGACGAAGCTTGCAGTGCTGTTGAAGTAGTTGATAGATGTTTGTACGTTGATTTTTCCTTCGTTACTCTGAAAACTTGTCGGCTTGAAAGTAACTTTTTTGCACTCTACATCGGTGGTGTTGAGGTGGAGAGCTACGCGTCCTCGTTCAAGAACGAAAgctgtgaaataaaaaaaagataatatcGCTAGCTCAGAATATGGTTGTAAAGTTGAATGTAACATTGTCAATCATTACCGGAGGGGTGTTGTGAGCAAAAACTAGGAAGAGAGAGCATTATGTCAATCATCCTGTCATGGGTTGGTCTTAAACTGTAGCTTGTGGCACAGTGGAGTGCAAAGACAGCGAGTTGTTTAATAGGAAT carries:
- the LOC141876409 gene encoding uncharacterized protein LOC141876409 isoform X3 → MTWIAFEPADVNRVGIARVNNVPFWTTGSKCIAVLTDSQFNTPPSLVFLTVIHTNPLKNVHDAASIWAEEVTATEFKVCLRELKNFDGIHENIRVNILALSSVPSAWPIPIGDEINFPNDIIQTETTKYSFCKQITFSKPFYRIPEIVTTAEHDKNTIDPENNAISEWTRSVSKTQLEVCLKDIQRYDASHDPITVNYMAIGYIDPCYQVDCGPYKYCQVNEADMTYSCVCNNCTSSSSKDSYSQQVCDSDGVTHNSRCELDRQICLGNTNATWVHDGPCPPFVLERGRVALHLNTTDVECKKVTFKPTSFQSNEGKINVQTSINYFNSTASFVHDAAVTWVESVTHLNFKLCALKAGRAERLTPDNGLTFVDYVAIQESPAGAAAGHLRMPMKWWDGTTCETLKFEQGLFTKEPYVFITAEHSVLGQKHDAATLWVENISSQEFKACLREMQNFDGLHENITVNWIAYESLQNAAKLNTNQQIVDFPNDESPKEDYHNAFCQDEQLPGVYSKVPTIIISSGHISGQGFSDRLIPEFNSIASWVEAINTTYYRLCVKEIHKPNGYDPVKVTTLIIGL